CCAAACTCGCTGAGATTTCGCGGCTGGATCAGGCCGAACGGATGCGTCTGGAGAACGTCGCCATCAAGTACGCGTTCCGCTCCAATGAGTATTACATGTCGCTGATCGACTGGAACGATCCGGACGACCCGATCCGCCGGCTGATCCTTCCGCACCCGGGCGAACTGGAGGAGTGGGGCCGTCTCGATCCGTCCGACGAAAAGGCGTATACGCGCATTGCCGGTTTGGAACACAAGTACAACTCGACCGTGCTCCTGCTGGTCAGCAACGTGTGCGGCGGGATCTGCCGATTCTGTTTTCGCAAGCGGGTGTTCCTGGACGGCAGCCGCGGCAGTGAAGTGCTCCGCGACCTTGACGCCGCGCTCGACTACATCCGGCAGCACACGGAGGTGACCAACGTGCTGCTGACCGGCGGCGATCCGCTGATGCTTACCACCGAAAAGCTCGACCGCATGATCTCTGAGCTGCGCAGGATCGAGCACGTCCGGATCATCCGGATCGGCAGCAAGATGCCCGCGTTCAATCCGCACCGCATCATCGACGATCCGGCGCTGCTGGAGATGATCAACCGCCACACCCTGCCCGATAGAAAGATTTACGTGATGACGCACTTCAATCATCCGCGAGAACTGACCGATGCCGCGATCAGCGGCTGCAACCTGCTCGGCCGCGCGGGCGCGCTGTTGGCCAATCAGACGCCG
The Phycisphaerae bacterium genome window above contains:
- a CDS encoding KamA family radical SAM protein, translated to MTQFITKLAEISRLDQAERMRLENVAIKYAFRSNEYYMSLIDWNDPDDPIRRLILPHPGELEEWGRLDPSDEKAYTRIAGLEHKYNSTVLLLVSNVCGGICRFCFRKRVFLDGSRGSEVLRDLDAALDYIRQHTEVTNVLLTGGDPLMLTTEKLDRMISELRRIEHVRIIRIGSKMPAFNPHRIIDDPALLEMINRHTLPDRKIYVMTHFNHPRELTDAAISGCNLLGRAGALLANQTPMIRGVNDRPEVLAELFRKLSFVGVPPYYVFQCRPAVANKAYAVPIEEGYQIFERAKALVSGLAKRARFVMSHATGKIEIIGLAHDRVYFKYHRAANDGDSGRFLAYQRNGDAFWFDDYEETVRDYPVTEPYRLHGPE